In the genome of Fusarium fujikuroi IMI 58289 draft genome, chromosome FFUJ_chr02, one region contains:
- a CDS encoding probable carbamoyl-phosphate synthase small chain, arginine-specific, with the protein MFSRLASFAKPAAKSASASGRTMLQVRYLSEKAVAGSKGRTMPFSAARATAPAASLPATLTIRDGPVFQGKAFGANANISGEAVFTTSLVGYPESMTDPSYRGQILVFTQPLIGNYGVPSAVRDEYNLLKYFESPHVQCAGIVVSDVAVNYSHWTAVESLGEWCAREGVPAISGVDTRAIVTHLREQGSSLARISIGEEYDADEDEGFVDPGQINLVKRVTTKAPFVVESPGASLHVALIDCGVKENILRSLVSRGASVTVFPYDYPIHKVSQHFDGVFISNGPGDPTHCQATVHNLARLMETSNIPIMGICLGHQLLALAVGARTIKLKYGNRAHNIPALDLTTGLCHITSQNHGYAIDASTLPSDFKEYFVNLNDGSNEGMLHKTRPIFSTQFHPEAKGGPMDSSYLFDKYLQNVQLAKSNQVVFKDNRPTPLMLDIMSRERVGVEPTPLAATA; encoded by the exons ATGTTCTCCCGACTGGCTTCCTTTGCCAAACCCGCGGCCAAGTCCGCGTCGGCTTCTGGCCGAACCATGCTTCAGGTCCGATACTTGTCTGAGAAAGCTGTTGCTGGTAGCAAGGGCAGGACTATGCCCTTCTCTGCTGCTCGAGCTACTGCTCCTGCTGCTTCTCTCCCCGCCACTCTCACGATTCGA GACGGTCCTGTTTTCCAAGGCAAGGCTTTCGGCGCCAATGCCAACATCTCCGGTGAGGCCGTCTTCACCACCTCTCTTGTTGGCTACCCCGAGTCCATGACCGATCCCTCCTACCGAGGCCAGATCCTCGTCTTCACTCAACCCCTGATTGGCAACTATGGCGTTCCCTCCGCCGTCCGAGACGAGTATAACCTTCTCAAGTACTTCGAGTCCCCCCACGTTCAGTGTGCTGGTATCGTTGTCTCCGATGTCGCTGTCAACTACAGCCATTGGACTGCCGTCGAGAGTCTTGGCGAGTGGTGCGCCCGAGAGGGAGTTCCCGCCATCTCCGGCGTTGATACCCGCGCTATTGTCACCCACCTCCGAGAGCAGGGCTCTTCCCTGGCTAGGATCTCCATTGGAGAAGAGTACGAtgccgacgaggatgagggtTTCGTTGATCCCGGCCAGATCAACCTGGTCAAGCGTGTCACCACCAAGGCTCCCTTCGTTGTCGAGTCTCCCGGTGCTTCTCTCCACGTTGCTCTGATTGACTGCGGTGTCAAGGAGAACATCCTTCGTAGCCTGGTCAGCCGAGGTGCTTCCGTCACAGTCTTCCCCTATGACTACCCCATTCACAAGGTCTCGCAACACTTCGATGGTGTTTTCATCTCCAACGGTCCCGGTGACCCTACCCATTGCCAGGCTACTGTCCACAATCTCGCCCGCCTGATGGAGACTTCCAACATTCCTATTATGGGTATTTGCCTCGGCCATCAGCTTCTGGCTCTTGCTGTCGGTGCTCGcaccatcaagctcaagtaTGGTAACCGCGCTCACAACATTCCCGCTCTCGACTTGACCACTGGCTTGTGCCACATCACCAGCCAGAACCACGGATACGCCATCGATGCCAGCACCCTTCCCAGCGACTTCAAGGAGTActtcgtcaacctcaacgaCGGATCCAACGAGGGTATGCTCCACAAGACCCGCCCCATCTTCTCGACCCAGTTCCACCCCGAGGCCAAGGGTGGCCCTATGGACAGCTCTTACCTCTTCGACAAGTACCTCCAGAACGTCCAGCTTGCCAAGAGTAACCAGGTGGTTTTCAAGGATAACCGACCTACCCCTCTGATGCTCGATATCATGAGCCGAGAGCGTGTCGGTGTTGAACCTACTCCTCTTGCCGCCACTGCTTGA
- a CDS encoding related to single-stranded TG1-3 binding protein, which yields MSAANTTTTNNNMDAAVNDVANTLSNTSLNNKPADDKTAANEAASASAAEGRRLYIGNLAYATTEGELKDFFKSYLVESVSIPKNPRTDRPVGYAFVDLSTPTEAERAIEELSGKEILERKVSVQLARKPEPAGEKSEGANGEGSGAEGSRRRASGRGRGRGRGRGGRTARAGREGAEKKEGETTEAVAATEEAAPAAAAPATAEVLPLTDITNKINTDANTKTKTQARPQRERRERGPPADGIPSKTKVMVANLPYDLTEDKLIELFKAYEPSSAKIALRPIPRFMIKKLQARGEARKGRGFGFVTLASEELQQKAVNEMNGKEIEGREIAVKVAIDSPDKTDEEQHEGDATNGQKEATPATEATPAAAAPAPDAATEAATTPAAAPAPAATKTEATPASTTPATTA from the exons ATGTCTGCCGCCAAcactaccaccaccaacaacaacatggaTGCTGCCGTTAATGACGTCGCAAACACTCTGAGCAATACCTCACTCAACAACAAGCCTGCCGATGACAAGACGGCTGCTAACGAGGCCGCCTCGGCCAGCGCTGCTGAGGGCCGTCGCCTCTACATTGGCAACCTGGCCTATGCGACAACTGAGGGGGAGTTGAAGGACTTCTTCAAGAGCTATCTTGT TGAGTCTGTCTCGATTCCTAAGAACCCCCGCACCGACCGTCCTGTCGGCTACGCCTTCGTCGACCTCTCCACTCCCACTGAGGCTGAGCGTGCCATTGAGGAGCTCTCCGGCAAGGAGATCCTTGAGCGAAAGGTTTCCGTTCAGCTCGCTCGCAAGCCTGAGCCCGCTGGCGAGAAGTCAGAGGGTGCTAACGGTGAGGGTTCTGGTGCAGAGGGCTCTCGTCGCCGAGCTTCGGGACGTGGCCGCGGACGTGGCCGTGGTCGTGGAGGCCGCACTGCCCGCGCTGGCCGT GAgggtgctgagaagaaggagggagaGACTACTGAGGCTGTTGCCGCTACTGAAGAAGCTGCCCCCGCAGCTGCGGCTCCCGCCACCGCTGAGGTTTTACCATTGACCGACATCAcaaacaagatcaacactGACGCGAACACCAAGACTAAGACTCAAGCTCGCCCCCAGCGTGAGCGCCGTGAGCGGGGCCCTCCCGCTGATGGAATTccttccaagaccaaggtcaTGGTTGCCAACCTGCCTTACGACCTGACTGAGGATAAG CTTATTGAGCTTTTCAAGGCTTATGAGCCTTCTTCCGCCAAGATTGCTCTCCGACCCATCCCCCGATTCatgatcaagaagcttcAGGCTCGTGGCGAGGCTCGTAAGGGCcgtggctttggctttgttaCTCTGGCTTCTGAGGAACTCCAGCAGAAGGCTGTTAACGAGATGAACGGAAAGGAGATCGAGGGCCGTGAGATCGCCGTCAAGGTTGCTATCGACAGCCCTGACAAGACCGACGAGGAGCAGCACGAGGGTGATGCTACCAACGGCCAGAAGGAGGCTACCCCTGCTACTGAGGCTACTCCTGCTGCCGCCGCACCCGCCCCTGATGCTGCTACTGAGGCTGCTACTACTCCTGCCGCTGCCCCAGCTCCCGCTGCCACCAAGACTGAGGCTACCCCCGCCTCTACCACCCCTGCCACTACTGCTTAA
- a CDS encoding related to ADP-ribosylation factor GTPase-activating protein, with amino-acid sequence MASKGMWEVDPETRSKLATLQKESKNNICCDCNAPSPQWASPKFGIFICLSCAGVHRGLGVHISFVRSISMDAFKSSEIERMRLGGNEGWRNFFEEHEQTKMMGITWEDSTIAERYSGEVGEEWKERLSCKVEGREYVPGAKKPVSAPTKPASRTGTPMSGSSRRNESPAAASGGGGGGGGKVKVDDQYFSRLGADNAARPDHLPPSQGGKYAGFGSTPAPSSSDNDLNFGDIQKDAVATLTRGFGWFTSTVSKTAKTVNDGYIQPTAKQFAEGDFAKQAQLTASAFAKQAQAAGKNAQEGFTRFVEGPENQKSREAPLDESKKSFWDEFSNLADQRQPANNSIGTSAMGMGKKSTTAPPPKKQDDAWDDW; translated from the exons ATGGCATCCAAGGGCATGTGGGAGGTTGATCCCGAGACTCGGTCCAAG CTGGCCACCCTCCAGAAGGAATCAAAGAATAATATCTGCTGCGATTGCAATGCGCCTTCTCCCCAGTGGGCGTCTCCCAAGtttggcatcttcatctgcctcTCGTGCGCTGGTGTGCATCGAGGCCTTGGAGTCCACATTTCTTTCGTCAGAAGTATTTCAATGGACGCCTTCAAGTCGAGCGAAATCGAACGAATGCGACTGGGCGGCAACGAGGGATGGAGGAACTTCTTTGAAGAGCATGAGCAAACTAAGATGATGGGCATCACATGGGAAGACTCGACTATTGCAGAGCGATACAGTGGTGAGGTCGGTGAGGAGTGGAAGGAGAGACTGAGCTGCAAGGTTGAGGGCCGCGAATATGTCCCTGGTGCGAAGAAGCCTGTGTCTGCGCCCACGAAACCAGCATCGCGAACGGGAACTCCAATGAGTGGTAGCTCGCGCCGCAATGAGAGTCCTGCAGCGGCATcaggaggcggaggcggaggcggaggcaaggtcaaggtggACGACCAGTACTTCTCAAGGCTTGGAGCCGATAACGCTGCACGACCGGACCATCTGCCACCTAGCCAGGGAGGAAAATATGCCGGATTTGGAAGTACTCCTGCGCCCAGCTCCTCGGACAACGACCTCAACTTTGGTGATATACAGAAGGACGCTGTCGCGACTCTGACTCGTGGATTCGGCTGGTTCACATCAACAGTCTCAAAGACCGCCAAGACTGTTAATGATGGCTACATTCAGCCCACTGCCAAGCAG TTTGCTGAAGGCGACTTTGCTAAGCAAGCTCAACTGACCGCTTCCGCTTTCGCAAAGCAGGCCCAGGCAGCGGGCAAGAATGCACAGGAGGGTTTCACCAGATTCGTGGAAGGTCCTGAGAACCAGAAAAGTCGAGAAGCCCCCCTGGATGAGAGTAAGAAGAGCTTTTGGGACGAGTTCTCAAATCTGGCTGATCAAAGACAACCCGCCAACAACTCAATCGGCACAAGTGCTATGGGAATGGGCAAGAAGAGCACGACGGCTCCTCCACCAAAGAAGCAGGATGACGCATGGGACGATTGGTGA
- a CDS encoding probable argininosuccinate lyase, translating to MVPNPSTLLWGGRFTGHMDDLMVAFNESLPFDKALHEADIRGSITFAKALRQLDLLTGDELSEITRGLEAVEKEWADGKFVIHPAVDEDIHTANERRLAELIGPAIAGKLHTGRSRNEQIATDMRLWVRTQLDDLSEQLRTALAVCAARAKAEIDIIMPGYTHLQRAQPVRFSHWLLSHATYLMGDLERLHGVRERTNCCPLGVGALAGNPFGIDRTFLTKDLGFSSVHPNSLAAVADRDFVAEILQWSSLLMVHLSRLSEDLIIYSTAEFGFIRVADEYSTGSSLMPQKKNPDSLDAIRGKAGRVMGQASGFLSTLKSLPTAYNKDIQESVEPLLDCVKTVLHCLRIASGVLSTLQINSEKMKAALTADMLATDVADYLVVKGVPFRQTHHIAGAVVRKAEEKGVSIAELELPDLKQISPQFEADIVDVFDFERSVERRTAQGGTSRSSVLGQSPLSRPILWVIKPDSQLKITPLWIIKLLCLSCVAQGTNR from the exons ATGGTGCCCAACCCATCAACGCTCCTCTGGGGCGGTCGCTTCACAG GGCACATGGACGACCTCATGGTTGCGTTCAACGAGTCGCTCCCCTTCGACAAGGCGTTGCACGAGGCCGATATCAGGGGCTCCATCACCTTTGCCAAGGCATTGCGGCAGCTCGACCTGCTCACTGGCGACGAACTGAGCGAGATCACCAGGGGCCTCGAGGCTGTCGAGAAGGAGTGGGCTGATGGGAAATTTGTCATCCATCCTGCTGTTGACGAGGACATCCACACGGCCAACGAGCGTCGTCTAGCTGAGCTCATTGGCCCAGCCATCGCTGGCAAACTTCATACAGGCCGCTCCCGCAATGAGCAGATTGCTACCGACATGCGCCTTTGGGTGCGAACGCAGCTAGATGACCTATCTGAACAACTGCGCACCGCCTTGGCTGTTTGCGCTGCCCGCGCCAAGGCAGAGatcgatatcatcatgcCCGGCTACACACACTTGCAACGTGCCCAGCCTGTTCGCTTTTCCCACTGGTTACTCTCACAcgctacctaccttatgGGTGACCTAGAACGACTTCACGGCGTTCGTGAGCGAACCAACTGTTGTCCCCTCGGTGTTGGCGCCCTGGCGGGAAACCCCTTTGGCATCGACCGCACCTTTCTCACCAAAGACCTAGGCTTCTCCTCCGTCCACCCCAATAGCCTGGCGGCAGTGGCGGATCGTGACTTCGTCGCCGAGATTTTGCAGTGGTCGAGTCTGCTGATGGTGCACCTTAGCCGCCTTAGCGAAGACCTGATTATCTATTCAACAGCCGAGTTTGGTTTTATTCGGGTTGCCGATGAGTATAGCACCGGCAGTAGTTTGATGccgcagaagaagaatcctGATAGCCTCGACGCGATTCGAGGAAAGGCTGGGAGGGTTATGGGCCAG GCGTCGGGATTTCTTTCCACCTTAAAGAGCCTTCCTACGGCATACAACAAGGACATCCAGGAGTCAGTGGAGCCACTTCTCGACTGCGTCAAGACGGTTTTGCACTGTCTGCGGATCGCCAGCGGTGTCCTAAGCACGCTGCAGATCAActcggagaagatgaaggcagCCCTAACAGCCGACATGCTCGCCACTGATGTCGCCGACTATCTGGTTGTGAAAGGCGTGCCCTTTCGGCAGACGCACCACATCGCCGGCGCCGTTGTGCGCAaagcagaggagaagggtGTCTCTATCGCCGAACTAGAGCTGCCAGACCTTAAACAGATCTCGCCTCAGTTCGAGGCCGACATTGTTGACGTCTTCGACTTCGAGAGGAGTGTTGAGAGGAGGACTGCCCAGGGGGGGACGAGCCGGAGTTCAGTACTAGGCCAATCTCCGCTATCGAGGCCTATCTTGTGGGTAATTAAACCAGACAGCCAACTAAAGATAACTCCTCTATGGATAATCAAGTTGCTTTGTCTTTCGTGTGTGGCTCAAGGTACAAATAGATAG
- a CDS encoding related to NADPH-ferrihemoprotein reductase and mammalian nitric-oxide synthases has product MAAHDRSVLVLYGSETGNAQDMAEELGRICQRLHFESRVEELDAVDLNALLQPDFVLFVISTTGQGDMPHNSLVFWKRLLRKKLPPGCLASVKYTTFGLGDSTYVKFNWAARKLNRRLDQLGATTFFDPFEADEQFPDGIDGSFVRWGERLYNHLLEHHPPPTGLEPIPDDVILPPKWSLKSSLRNSSISNGHKSPIISNLPPSSPLPIPNGWNATLVGNDRLTPEKHWQDVRLISFDIPHRDGDKLSCVPGDCLTIYPKNFPPDVQKLITLMGWEEVADKTLDLSLCESLPTNLYIDPKCTLRELLLNNIDFTAIPRRSFLKNMSYFSTNPDHKERLLEFTMTEYLDEYFDYATRSRRSILEVLEEFTSVKLPAERLFDIFPIIRGRDFSIANGGEHQNHPTDKDKTRIELLVALVKYKTVLRKPREGLCSRYLDNIPLDSILAVTRKPVLSPIHGLQNARRPLVAIATGTGLAPIRALMHERLTHPSPGPMHLFFGNRNRGADYFFEQELDAAVREGHLNVFLAFSRDQRNKIYVQDRLREEAKRIEEVILNNGIFCVCGGSTKMADAAKKVVFDPFSEDVKDTEERKKILAALTWWQEIW; this is encoded by the exons ATGGCCGCTCACGATAGGAGCGTGCTCGTCCTGTACGGGTCCGAGACGGGTAATGCCCAGGACATGGCAGAAGAGTTGGGGCGAATATGTCAAAGACTGCATTTTGAAAGTCGTGTTGAAGAACTCGACGCAGTAGATTTA AATGCACTGCTTCAGCCTGACTTCGTATTATTCGTCATATCAACCACTGGCCAAGGAGATATGCCTCATAACTCACTGGTATTCTGGAAAAGACTTCTTCGGAAGAAATTACCACCAGGTTGCTTAGCTTCAGTCAAGTATACAACTTTTGGGCTTGGAGATAGTACTTATGTCAA GTTTAATTGGGCAGCTCGCAAGCTCAACAGGCGCCTCGATCAACTTGGTGCTACAACTTTCTTTGATCCCTTTGAGGCGGACGAACAATTTCCAGACGG TATTGATGGAAGTTTTGTGCGTTGGGGTGAGCGACTTTACAACCACTTACTTGAACACCATCCTCCCCCTACTGGACTTGAGCCTATCCCTGATGATGTTATTCTCCCCCCTAAATGGTCTCTAAAGAGTTCTCTCCGTAACTCTTCGATAAGCAATGGCCACAAGTCTCCGATAATTTCCaacctccctccctcttcacCTCTCCCTATCCCTAACGGTTGGAACGCAACTTTGGTTGGAAACGACAGACTCACCCCAGAGAAGCACTGGCAAGATGTCCGCCTCATCTCATTCGACATTCCACATCGTGATGGAGATAAGTTGTCTTGCGTCCCTGGAGATTGCCTAACCATCTACCCGAAAAACTTCCCCCCAGACgtccagaagctcatcacCCTCATGGGCTGGGAAGAGGTGGCCGACAAAACCCTTGACCTCTCATTATGCGAATCTCTTCCTACGAACCTCTACATAGACCCCAAATGCACATTGAGAGAGCTCCTTTTGAACAATATCGACTTCACTGCAATCCCACGGAGATCATTCCTCAAGAACATGTCTTACTTCTCCACCAATCCCGACCACAAGGAGCGGCTTCTCGAGTTCACCATGACTGAGTACCTAGATGAATATTTCGACTACGCAACTAGGTCAAGGCGATCTATTCTCGAGGTCTTGGAGGAGTTCACATCTGTCAAACTACCTGCCGAGCGTCTCTTCGATATTTTCCCAATTATCCGTGGACGAGACTTTAGCATTGCCAATGGTGGCGAGCATCAAAATCATCCGacagacaaggacaagactcGTATCGAGCTACTTGTCGCTTTAGTCAAATACAAAACTGTCCTCCGCAAACCTCGCGAGGGCCTTTGCTCTCGTTATCTCGATAACATTCCCTTGGACTCCATCCTCGCTGTCACACGCAAGCCAGTCCTCTCGCCCATTCATGGCCTACAAAATGCCCGACGGCCTCTAGTTGCCATCGCCACAGGCACAGGCCTTGCCCCAATACGCGCCCTTATGCACGAGCGCCTCACGCACCCCTCACCAGGACCGATGCATCTCTTCTTTGGGAACCGCAACCGTGGGGCCGATTATTTCTTCGAGCAAGAGCTTGACGCCGCCGTGCGCGAGGGACATCTCAATGTATTTTTAGCGTTCTCGCGTGATCAGCGAAATAAGATATATGTTCAGGATAGGCTACgcgaggaggccaagagaATTGAAGAGGTAATCCTCAACAATGGAATATTCTGCGTCTGTGGTGGCTCGACCAAGATGGCGGATGCGGCTAAGAAGGTAGTGTTTGACCCCTTCTCGGAGGACGTAAAGGATACAGAGGAACGTAAGAAGATTCTGGCAGCGTTGACATGGTGGCAGGAGATCTGGTAA
- a CDS encoding probable electron transfer flavoprotein beta chain gives MSALRILVPVKRVIDYAVKPRVNKAQTAVETAGVKHSMNPFDELSVEESVRIREKKRSPGGVEDICVISAGPPKAQDVLRTAMAMGADRGIHVELKDGDELEPLTVAKILQKAVEQQKSNLVILGKQSIDDDAAQTGQMLAGLLGWPQATQASKIEFGAGDKVTVTKEVDGGVETVSAKLPMVITTDLRLNEPRYASLPNIMKAKKKKLEKTKLEDFGVDGVKRLKTLKVIEPPARQGGGKVEDVGGLVSKLKELGAL, from the exons ATGTCAGCACTACGGATTCTCGTACCCGTCAAGCGGGTTATCGACTATGCT GTCAAGCCTCGAGTTAACAAGGCCCAAACGGCCGTCGAAACAGCTGGTGTCAAGCACTCAATGAACCCGTTCGATGAGCTGTCTGTCGAAGAGTCAGTGCGTATCCGAGAGAAGAAGCGTTCGCCCGGTGGTGTCGAGGACATCTGCGTCATCTCCGCCGGTCCTCCCAAGGCGCAAGACGTGCTGCGaacagccatggccatgggcGCAGACCGAGGAATCCACGTCGAGCTCAAGGATGGAGATGAGCTAGAGCCTCTCACAGTAGCAAAGATCCTGCAGAAGGCCGTGGAACAGCAGAAGAGCAACCTAGTGATTCTGGGCAAGCAGAGCATCGATGACGATGCGGCACAGACCGGCCAAATGCTTGCAGGTCTCCTCGGATGGCCTCAAGCTACACAGGCGAGCAAGATCGAGTTCGGTGCTGGTGATAAGGTCACCGTGACAAAGGAGGTTgacggtggtgttgagacaGTGAGCGCCAAATTGCCCATGGTCATCACGACAGACCTACGACTCAACGAGCCCCGCTATGCCAGCTTGCCTAATAtcatgaaggccaagaagaagaagttggagaagacaAAGCTTGAGGATTTTGGAGTGGATGGTGTGAAGCGCCTTAAGACACTCAAGGTCATTG AACCACCAGCTCGCCAGGGAGGTGGtaaggttgaggatgttggtggCTTGGTTAGCAAGCTAAAGGAGCTTGGTGCATTGTaa